The Streptomyces cyaneogriseus subsp. noncyanogenus region GGTGGCTGTCTGGCGGCTCTTCTTCGCCGTCGGCCTCCTGTCCTTCGAGGCCGGTCTGGCCGGTGTCCAGCACCTGCTCTACGTCCGGCCCCGGCCCACCGGCCGGCACGTCCTGGCCGCGCGGCCGAACGGATACCGGCGGCCGGAGGCGGACGGCGACCCGGCCGGCCCGCCCTCCGGCTGAGGGCCGCGCCCGCCCTTCACTCCTCGCGGGGTGCCGGTTCGGAGAGGGTGTCGATCAGCGGCGGCAGGAAGGTCACGGCCAGGTGCTCGGGGGCCAGGCGGTCGGGTTCGACCAGGCTCTGGGCGAGGGAACCCTCGTGGACGGCCGTGGTGAGGCGGGCCAGGGCGTCCAGGTCGACCGTCGGTCTGCGGCCGAGGCGGTCGAAGAGGCGGGCGAGCAGACGGACGATCTCCTCGCGCAGACGGCGGTCGTGCTCGGCCAGGACGCGGCCGGTGCGGGGATGCCGGATCGCGTACAGGGTGAACTCGGTGGACAGCAGATACCAGCCGCGTTCGGTCTCGTCCACGGTGCCCATGCGGGTCAGTACCGCCCGTACGGGGTCGTCCGAGGAGTCCAGTTCGTCGATCGCCCGGGTCAGACGGTCGATCACCCGCCGCGCGTGCAGGTCGAAGAGCGCGAAGAACAGCTCGTCCTTGGTGCGGAAGTTGGAGTAGAACGCTCCGCGGGTCAGCCCCGCCCGCTCGCAGATCGCCTCGATGGAGGAGCCGTGGAAGCCGCGCTCGGCGAACGTCTCCCGGGCCGCCTCCAGCAGCCGCGCGGTCGTCCGCGGACGCCGCCTGGTGGGTCCCTTCGGCACGTCGTCCCTCCCCGGCCGGCGACACCTCGGCGTGACCCCCTCAGGATACGCCGTAGGGGATACGACCCTGTATCCCATACGGAGGCGCATCCCCGCCCGCATGTCCCGGACGACGCCGCCCTCCGTCACGCACTCGCTTCACACGGCCGCGCGGCCCGGCCACGGGGGCGGGGCCGCGCGGTGGGACCGAGCGTGCGCCGGGGTTTCGTCGTCCGGCGCTCACCCGCGCCGGAGCGGGCCGGGCGTCAGCCGCTGGAGCAGACGGTGCCGTTGAGGCGGAAGACCGTCGGCTGCGGGTTGGGCCCGTCGTTGGCGCCGACGAATCCGAACGACGCCGCGGAGCCGCCGTCCGGGGCGAGCGGTCCCGCACCCTCGGAGGCGGTCACCCGCACCTGCCGGCCACTCTGGTGGAACGTGGCGTTCCAGCCGGAGGACACCGACTGGCGGTCCGTCGGCCACTCCCAGTCCACGGTCCAGCCGCTGATCGGGGTGGCGGAGAGGTTCCGGACGGTGACCGTGGCCACGAAGCCGTTGCCCCAGCTCTGGTCCTGGTGGTACGTCACCGCGCAGGTCGCGTCCCGCGGGGTGCCGGTGGTGAAGGTGAGCGGGTCGGACGGGGCGGAGAGCCGTCCCGAGGCGTCGGCCGCCAGCACGTTGACCGTGTGGGTGCTGCCCGGGGGCAGGTTGCGCAGGGTCACGGAGGTGCCGGCGGACTCGCCGATCAGCCGGGTGTGCGCGCCGTCGCGCTCCTGGACCAGATAGCGCGCGGCTCCCTGCGCGCCCTGCCAGGACAGCCGCGCGGTGGTGTCGGTCACCGCCTCCGGCCGCGGGGTGCCCGGGGCCTGGGCCGCCGAGGCGCCGGGGCCGGTGCCGGCCTGCGGGGCGAGGGTGACGGTGATCATCGCGTACGGCGGCACGGTGACCCGGGAGGCGGACGCCTCCCCGCCGGTGACGCCGGTGATGTCGCTGTCGCCGCGCGCGTAGCGGCGCACCTCGGGGGCGGCGGCGGACGGGGTGAAGCCCGTGTAGTCGAGGTCCACGGTCCGCGCGGCGTCCGGGTTCTTGTTGATGAGCAGGACGCTCAGGCGCCCGTCGCGACGGTGCACGGCGTGCGCCGAGACCTCCTGCCCGGAGGAGGCGGTGGCGACCAGGGTGTCGCCCGCGGTGCCCAGTTCGCGGGTCATCTTCAAGCCGAAGTAGGGGTGGAACGGCGTGTTCGGCGGCGGCTGGCAGACGTCACCGGAGCAGGCGCCGCTGGAGAGCATCCCCATGTCGCCGTAGTCGGTCTCGCCGTCGACGGTGGTGATCTGGCCGGCCCCGTTGTGGGTGTTCCACCACTCGACGGTGAAGACGCCGTTCTCCAGGGCCGTCAGATACGCGTCCGCGGCGAACAGGCCGTTGGGCCGGGCGGTGAGCCGGGCGCCACCGGTGTTGGTGTTGATCTCGGTGAGCGCGATGCCGATGCGCGGCGAGTCGGCGCCCGCGTACCGGTCGATCTGGGAGCGCACTTCCCGCAGTTCGCCGGGGAGCCCGGACAGCCGGGCCATGGCGTCCTCGGCGGTGGTGCCGGAACCGCCCGCGTACCAGTGGACGCTGACGAAGTCGATGACGTCGGTGACCTCCGAGAGCACGGTGTGGTTCCAGTCGCCCGGATCGCCTTCGGCGACGACGCCGTCCGGCCAGTGGCCCGGCGTGGTGAGCACCGCGCCGATCTTGATCGTCGGGTCGACGGCCTTCATGGCCTCGGCGTAGGCGCGGACCTGGCGGGCGTACTCCCGGGGGCTCTTGTCCTCGTGCTCGTCGTGCTCCCAGCCGTTGCCGTAGTGGCCGTTGCCGTAGATCTCGTTGCCGATCTCCCAGTACTTCGCGCCGTAGTCCTTGGTGACGTTCGCGTACCGGACCCAGCCGGCCGCCTCCTCGGGCGTGCCCGAGCCGTAGTTGGCGATCAGGATCGGCTGCGCCCCGGTGGCCCGGACGGTGTTCATGAAGGAGTCGAAGCCGGTGCCGGGGGCGACGTATCCGCCGGGCGCCGTGTGGGTCTGCCAGTGGTAGATGTCCGCGTAGGAGCCGCCGGGGTAGCGCATCGCCCCGACACCGGCCGCCTTCATCAGCGTGGCCACCTCGGGATCGTTCATGTGCGAGTCCCAGACGGCGGCGTTGACGCCGCGGGCGACGTCGGACAGCCGGCCCAGTGACGCCTGGGTGTTGACCCGGACGCCGACATCGGCGGCGGTGGCCGCCCGGGGTGCGGTGGGCGCGGCGCCCGCGGCGTGCGCCAGGGGCAGCAGCGCGAACGCGGCGGCGAGCACGGCCGCGGTGCGCGCGAGGCGGCGGGGACCGCCTCGCGCGGTGCGGGCGGCGCCGGTGACGGCCGGCCGGCCGGATCTGTGCAGTGGTGGCACGTGGGCCCTCCTCAAGGGTCCGCGGCACGGGCGGGCTGGAGCCGCGGACGGCGTGCCGCCGGACGGGCGGGATGCCGGCGCGACGGCAGGACGGTGCCGCGCCGGTGGCACGGGAACGGTGCGTGCACGTGAGACGGTCATGTGGGACCGGCTGACGGACACCGGTCGTGGGAGCGCTCCCAGGATGAAAGGGGTCCGGCGTCCTGTCAACGTGCCGGACATGACGGCATCGGCGTACCCGGCGTCGGGGTCGGGCAGGGCCGGCGTCCCGGGTTCCGGCCGGCTCGGCCGTCTCCCGCCGATCCGCGAGGCGCGCTCACGGCTCTCTTCGACGCACTTTGCTCCGCACCGGTGACTCCCGGGTTGCTGCCATACCCGTGCGGCGGCACGCGCGTCAGCGGAAGCGGTATTCCGGGGCCCGCGGGTGGCAGACTGCTGACCGGGGCGTGACCGGTGCGCGCCAGGTCACGTCACCGTGACCGGCCCCGTCGGCGTCCCGTCCCCTGCGGTCGGGACGGCTGCGGGTAATCAGGCAACGGGAGACGCATCAGGTGAGCGGAGACTCGCCGGACGCGGACAGTGCGGCCGGCTCTCGACGTGCCCCGGACGATGACGATCGCGTCCGGCTGGGGCTCGCCGGGGCGTTGGCCGCGGCGGAAGCTGCGCCCCCGGTGGAATCGCTCGACGTTGTCGCCCGCATGCTGCGGCAGAGCCTCGACGCGACGAGGGTCTCCTTCCTCATCACCGACTTCACCGGTACCTCGGTGGTGCGCCTCGGTGCCGCCTATGACGTCGAGACCGACGAACCGGTCCGGCGCGTGGACCTGACCGGCACCCTGTACGACGAGGTGATCCGCACCCAGCGGCCGGTCACGCGGCCGGAGGCCGACGGGAACACGGTGCGGGTCATCGCTCCGGTCACCAACCGGGGAGACGCCATCGGCCTGCTGGAACTCTTCCTCCCCTCGGCGCCCGACGGGGCCGCGATGCGGGAGATCGGTGAGACCGCGCACGCACTGGCCTACATCGTCATCGCGAACCGGTCGTACACCGATGTCTACCAGTGGGGCCGCCGCACGAAGCCGCTGAGTCTGGCCGCGGAGATCCAGCACCGGCTGCTCCCCTCGTCCCTCGCCTGCGAGGCCGCACAGTTCACGGTCGCCGGATCGCTGGAACCCGCCGACCATGTCGGAGGAGACACATTCGATTACGTGATCGATCGCGACACCGTGCAGCTCTCCGTCACCGATGCCATGGGCCACGACGTCGACGCCTCACTTCTCGCCTCCCTCGCCGTGGGAGCGCTGCGCGGCGCCAGGCGGGTGGGCGCCGACCTGGCCGAACAGGCCCGGCAGGCGCATCAGGCGATGCTCGACCACGGAAGGCAGGCGTATGTCACCGGCCAGCTCCTGCGCATCAGCCTGCGCGACGGCGGCAGCGAGTTCGTCAACGCGGGCCACCCCTGGCCGCTGCGGTTGCGCGACGGGAGGGTGGAGCAGCTCGGCGTCGAGATCGACATGCCGTTCGGTATCCCGTTCCCGCACCATTACCGGGTCCAGCGGCTGGATCTGCGGCCCGGCGACCGGCTGGTCATGTTCACCGACGGCATGCTGGAGCGCGGCACCGGGGACGTGGACCTGGAGGACCTCATCCTGCGCACCGGAGACCTGCATCCGCGCGAGGCCGCCCGTGCGGTGATCGCGAAAGTCATCGCCGCCAACGACGGTCACCTGCCGGACGATGCCACGATCATGTGCCTGGACTGGCACGGCACCAGGCACTCCCGGCGGCAGGCCGACACCGGGGCACAGCTCGCCGACGCGTCAGCCTCGTCGGTACCGACGATCTGACGAGGGCGGGACGGACCGCTGCGAGGCGATGAGCAGGACCGGCCGGCCGGCTGTCGCACTCACGACGCACCCGAACCCACTGCGCACCGCCCCGTTCCGGGTGCCGAATGCCTGCCGGGTATCCCGACCGCACGCCCAGGAGGGCGTAGCTGTAGGTGTGTCCGAGCCTCGGCAGCGGGTGTGACCGCGGGGTGTTCGCACGAGCCGTCAGGTGGGCCAGTGCCGCGATCGCAGTCGCTCGCAGCACTGAAATGGGCCTGACGGTCGAGGAGTTCACCTTTGTTGACCGACCGCCCATGGTGCACTTGGATTTGAGCTTGGTGGAGGCAGGCACCAGCGGTGTTGCGTGCCAGTTGTCTCACTTCCCCTGCCAGGCCCGCTCGGTTGCGGCCGCGCGACCGGCCTTGCCGCGACGACCAGGAAACGGTGCAATGACCAATTCGCCCCACGTCCGCCCCAGCCAAGGCGCGGCCCCCCTGCCCGCGTCCGGGTGCCCGGTTCGCTTGGAGCCCGTGCGGCTGAACAGCGAGGCCGTGCAGGGCTCGCTTGCCGACCTGTATGAACCGTGGCGCAAGGAGTACGGGCCTGTCGTACCGGTCGAACTGGACGGCGGTGTGCCGGCCTTCCTCGTCATCGGCCACCGGACGCTGCGGGAAGTCTGCTCTCAGGAGAGCCTCTACAGCCCCGACTCCCGCAACTGGGCGGACTGGCGAGCGGGACGGGTGCCGAACGACTGGCCGCTGCTGCCGCAGGTGGCCTACCAGGAAGGCTCCACCCGCTTCCTGAGCGGCCCGGAGCATCAACGACTGCGCGGCGTTCTCGCCTCCGGGCTCGCCCAGGTCGAGGCCGCGCCGGCCCGCCGCTACACGGAATGGGTGGCTGATCGGCTGATCAGCCGGTTCGCACCGAAGGGGCAGGCCGAGGTCGTGGCCGACTACGCCGCGCCGCTGCCGCTGTTGGTGATGCTGCGCCTGCTCGGCCTGCCGCACGAGACCGGCGAGCAACTGCTGCCGGCGATCTTCCGACTCCTGGAGGGCGGTCCGGGAGCGCATCGCGCGAACGAAGAGATCTCGGACATCATCGGCCGTCTCGTCGTCGCTCGACGTGCCAAGCCCGACCGGGATCTCATCTCATGGTTGATTCACGGTCCTGTCGACGGCGGTCCCGCCCTCAGCGACCTCGAGGTCCGAAACCTGGCTTGGCTCACGGTCATGGCCGGAGCGGGGGGAACCACCGGCTGGATCGGCAACGCCATGGAACGCCTGGTGTGCGACGAGACGGTGCACACGCTCTTCCTCGCGGGCAAGGTGACGATCGCCGAGATCATGAACGAGACTCACTGGTCGAATCCCGCCGTACAGAACGTCATGGGACGCTATCCCCTGCGCGAGGGCCAGCTGGGCAACTACCACGTTCCGGCGGGGGCGCTGCTGGTGCTGGGCCTGGCCGCCGCGAACGCGGACCCCGAGGTGCATGTCGACGACAGAGGGCACACCTTCACCAACGAGTCCCATCTCGCGTTCGGTTCCGGCCCGCACGAGTGCCCGACGCCAGCCCAACGCCTTGCGAAGGTCATCGGGCAGACAGCGGTCGAGCGCTTCCTGGCCCGGTGCCGCACGCCTCGCCTGCGGGACGACGGCGCTGTACAGCATGGCGGATCGGTGATCGTGCGGCAGCTGACAAAGCTCGCCGTCACCTTCACCGCCGACACTCAGGCTGCGCTACGGCGTACGGCGCCGGGCACCGATGTGTTGGGAGAGTCGTCACGCAGCTCCCACTACCTCTTCCCGCCGAGGATGCTGACACAGCTGACCTCGCACATCACGGACTGAGAAAGGACGTGGGCTCAACCGCCAAACGGTTGAGCCCACGTCCGCCGAGCCCTGCGCGGAGTGAGGTGGACCGGCACCCGCGCGGGGGCGTTGCTCGACAGCGACGTGATCCGCTCGACCGCGCCGAGCGGTTCTGCCGCGGTGAGGGAGAACCGCTCGAAGAGCGCCCGCAGGGCGATCCCGGCCTCCAGACGGGCCAGGGGGGCACCGAGGCAGTGGTGAGGACCGTGCCCGAAGGCACGGTGCTGATGTGCGTTGGCCCGGTCCGGCAGGAAGGCGTCGGGCTTGGCGAAGACGTGGTCATCACGGCCGACGGCGGCAGTGTAGATCAGGACAGGTTCGCCTGCGCGAATGGTCACGCCTTCGATCGTGATGTCGCGGACGGCGTAGAGGAACATCGTCGTGGCCGCCGGCGCGTCGAGCCGCAGGGCCTCCTCCACAACACCGCGCCATGCGGCCTCCTCGTCGTGTCCGCTCAGTATGCGGGCCAGTTGCTCAGGGTTCTCCACGAGCCTCTGGATCGCGTTCGAGAGGAGGTTCTGGGTTGTCTCGTGCCCGGCGATCAGCATCAGGAACAGGGTCCCGGCGAGTTCGTCCGCGGACATGCCGCCGTGGTCGAACTCGGCGATGAGAGCAGTGGTGAGGTCGTCACCGGGCCGGACACGTTTGGCGGCGATCAGTTGGGCCATGGTGCTGAAGATGGACGTCTGGGCACCGAGCCGCTCGCCGGGCGGCGTGGTGCTGCTCAACAGCAGACTGGTGTCGGTGGCCAACTGCCGCCGTACATCCGGTTCGTCGACACCGTACAGCTCGCAGATCACCGTCACGGGCAGCTGGAAGGCGAACGTGCTGCGCAAGTCCACGGATGTGTCGGGCGCGACGGCGGCGAGGGTGTCGAGCAGCCCCCGCACGATCTCCTCCACGCGCGGACGCAACGCCTCGACTCGACGAGGGGTGAAAGCCCGCTGAATCGGAAGACGCAAACGTGTGTGGTCGGCGCCGTCCGTGATCAGCATCGTCGGAGTTGTGATGATCTGCAGGAGCGGCCACGTCTCGGGGACGAGTCCCGCCTGGTAGGCCCGCCAGTGCTGCGGGTTCTTCCGCATGTCCGGGTGGGTCAGCAACGTGTCGGCGACCTGACGCCTCGTCACCGCCCAGGCCGCTACCTGATCGGGGAGCTCCACGGGGACGATCGGCCCGATCGCTTGGAGCGCTCGTCCCTCGGCAGGGAAGTCCTGGCCCAGCGGGTCGAGCCGGTAGACGGGGCAGGCGAGGGCGAGCTCCTGAGGGGCGGGGGTGTCGTCGGTGAGCCTGGGCCCGGCTACGGCCATGGGGTGCCTCCCAAACGGATGAGTAAGGAGTCTGAGGGTGGTGCGCGCGTCAACTCGCCTGGAATGGTGAGCTGTTCGCAGCGGCGGGCACCGAGCGTACGCGATCTTCCTCATGTGATCCCGCAAGTCAAAGTGCCAACGGCCAAGCGCAGCTCGCGGCCGGACCGGGGGTGGGTGTGAGCACGATGTACCGCCTGAGCACGAAGCCGGCACTTCGTCCGTGGTGAAGCCGACCAGTCACAAGCGTTGGATTGAGGCCGGGCCGCGCGGGCACGCGAACCTCGGGGCGGTGGAGGCTCCGGACGTGTTCCAGGCGAGATCAGGCGGCAGGGGAGAAGTGGATGAGAAGGGCCGGACGGTCGACGACGGCGCCGAAGCGACGGTCCCCACAGGTGGGCCGCGGGGCTGCCCGGACGCCACCGTTGCGGCCCGGCGGCTACGATCCGGCCGACTACGCCGCGTATGTGGTGAGCAGCGCCACGGAGGCTGGGGTGTCACCCCTGCTGCTGATGACCGTGCTCCACAACGAGGCGTACAAGCCGCACCATCCGCTGCTGGAGCGGCTGTGGCAGTGGTGGAAGGCTGAGGCGGCCTTCGGAGTGGCCAACATGCACCGCGCGACGTTCGAACAGGTCCGGCGAACGCACGGCCTGTCGGAGCGGTGGTCCGACCTCCGCGACGATCCCGCTTTCGCCATCCACGCCGCCGCCTTGCATCTGAGAGACCTCGACCGCCGTCTTCCGGAGCGGCATGTGCGCCGCTACACCCGCGACGAACTCCTCGCCTTGGGTTACAACGCGGGCGAGCGCAACATGCGAGCCTTCGCCCTGGGGGTCCCTCCGGGCCCCATGGCACGGTCGTACCTGCGTCGTTTCCGTGCACACCGTAGCCGGGCCGCCGAGGTCCTGGCGGACGGGGACGGGTCGCACGAGGCTACGTCCCGCTGATCCTGCTCCTCGTCTTCGTCCAGGCCGCTCGCGAGGGCGCCCCGACGTGCTGTCCAGCGCCTCGTTGCGACGATGTCCACCAGCGGAGCGCCGGCCCCCGCGTGACGTTCCAGCTGCGGCGACCTCCATGGATTCACGGATCCCTGGAGGCGGACGGCTCAACTGTTCTCTATGCTTCTTCGAATGCGGCAGCCGCACCACAGTGTCCCCCCGGCCATATCGGCGGCCGCGGTCGCTGGCGAGGGGTTCGGGGGCGACCGAGGCGGCGAGCTGCCGCCGATCAGCGTGGTCATCCTTGCTGCGGAGAAGGACATGTCCGGGCTGGACGCCTGCATACGGGGTGTACTCGCTCACTCCCTGAACCCCGTCGTGCTGGTGCAGGTTGTCGCTCAGCGCCTACCGCCGCGGTCCCGGAACGATGTCGATTCGCGCGTCGTCTGGTTCGACGAGCGGCAGTGCGCGACCGGCAGCCGGAATGTGCGTCAGTACCTGCGGGACTCGGGCAGAGATCCGTCCACGGCCTCGTGGTACTTCCAGCAACTGGCGAAGATGCAGTGTTTCGACGTCCTTCCCGCGGGCGCGCCGGAGCATGTCCTGGTGGTCGACGCGGATTTCGTCTTCCTGCGTGACATGGCATTCGTCGACGGCCAGGGCAGATCCGTCCTGCCGTACGGCTATCCCCTCTCCTGGCGCCCGAACACCAGGGAGCACCGGCTGCCGGACCACCACACCGCGCTGGAGTCGGCTGGTCGGCTGATCCCGGGCTGGCTGCCTGTGGACGCCTACAGCGGTATGCAACACCACATCGTTCTCGATCGCGCCATCGTGGGCGAACTGGTTCAGCGAGCCCAGGACGCACACGACATGCCCTTCTGGCAGGCGTTTCTGCGCACCGCCGACCCCCGTAAGTGGACGGGCGCCTCCGAGTACGTCCTCTACCGGCACTTCGCCGCGCGCTTCTTCCCCG contains the following coding sequences:
- a CDS encoding TetR/AcrR family transcriptional regulator, which produces MPKGPTRRRPRTTARLLEAARETFAERGFHGSSIEAICERAGLTRGAFYSNFRTKDELFFALFDLHARRVIDRLTRAIDELDSSDDPVRAVLTRMGTVDETERGWYLLSTEFTLYAIRHPRTGRVLAEHDRRLREEIVRLLARLFDRLGRRPTVDLDALARLTTAVHEGSLAQSLVEPDRLAPEHLAVTFLPPLIDTLSEPAPREE
- a CDS encoding cellulose binding domain-containing protein, whose translation is MPPLHRSGRPAVTGAARTARGGPRRLARTAAVLAAAFALLPLAHAAGAAPTAPRAATAADVGVRVNTQASLGRLSDVARGVNAAVWDSHMNDPEVATLMKAAGVGAMRYPGGSYADIYHWQTHTAPGGYVAPGTGFDSFMNTVRATGAQPILIANYGSGTPEEAAGWVRYANVTKDYGAKYWEIGNEIYGNGHYGNGWEHDEHEDKSPREYARQVRAYAEAMKAVDPTIKIGAVLTTPGHWPDGVVAEGDPGDWNHTVLSEVTDVIDFVSVHWYAGGSGTTAEDAMARLSGLPGELREVRSQIDRYAGADSPRIGIALTEINTNTGGARLTARPNGLFAADAYLTALENGVFTVEWWNTHNGAGQITTVDGETDYGDMGMLSSGACSGDVCQPPPNTPFHPYFGLKMTRELGTAGDTLVATASSGQEVSAHAVHRRDGRLSVLLINKNPDAARTVDLDYTGFTPSAAAPEVRRYARGDSDITGVTGGEASASRVTVPPYAMITVTLAPQAGTGPGASAAQAPGTPRPEAVTDTTARLSWQGAQGAARYLVQERDGAHTRLIGESAGTSVTLRNLPPGSTHTVNVLAADASGRLSAPSDPLTFTTGTPRDATCAVTYHQDQSWGNGFVATVTVRNLSATPISGWTVDWEWPTDRQSVSSGWNATFHQSGRQVRVTASEGAGPLAPDGGSAASFGFVGANDGPNPQPTVFRLNGTVCSSG
- a CDS encoding PP2C family protein-serine/threonine phosphatase, with the translated sequence MGLAGALAAAEAAPPVESLDVVARMLRQSLDATRVSFLITDFTGTSVVRLGAAYDVETDEPVRRVDLTGTLYDEVIRTQRPVTRPEADGNTVRVIAPVTNRGDAIGLLELFLPSAPDGAAMREIGETAHALAYIVIANRSYTDVYQWGRRTKPLSLAAEIQHRLLPSSLACEAAQFTVAGSLEPADHVGGDTFDYVIDRDTVQLSVTDAMGHDVDASLLASLAVGALRGARRVGADLAEQARQAHQAMLDHGRQAYVTGQLLRISLRDGGSEFVNAGHPWPLRLRDGRVEQLGVEIDMPFGIPFPHHYRVQRLDLRPGDRLVMFTDGMLERGTGDVDLEDLILRTGDLHPREAARAVIAKVIAANDGHLPDDATIMCLDWHGTRHSRRQADTGAQLADASASSVPTI
- a CDS encoding cytochrome P450, with translation MRLNSEAVQGSLADLYEPWRKEYGPVVPVELDGGVPAFLVIGHRTLREVCSQESLYSPDSRNWADWRAGRVPNDWPLLPQVAYQEGSTRFLSGPEHQRLRGVLASGLAQVEAAPARRYTEWVADRLISRFAPKGQAEVVADYAAPLPLLVMLRLLGLPHETGEQLLPAIFRLLEGGPGAHRANEEISDIIGRLVVARRAKPDRDLISWLIHGPVDGGPALSDLEVRNLAWLTVMAGAGGTTGWIGNAMERLVCDETVHTLFLAGKVTIAEIMNETHWSNPAVQNVMGRYPLREGQLGNYHVPAGALLVLGLAAANADPEVHVDDRGHTFTNESHLAFGSGPHECPTPAQRLAKVIGQTAVERFLARCRTPRLRDDGAVQHGGSVIVRQLTKLAVTFTADTQAALRRTAPGTDVLGESSRSSHYLFPPRMLTQLTSHITD
- a CDS encoding cytochrome P450 family protein; this encodes MAVAGPRLTDDTPAPQELALACPVYRLDPLGQDFPAEGRALQAIGPIVPVELPDQVAAWAVTRRQVADTLLTHPDMRKNPQHWRAYQAGLVPETWPLLQIITTPTMLITDGADHTRLRLPIQRAFTPRRVEALRPRVEEIVRGLLDTLAAVAPDTSVDLRSTFAFQLPVTVICELYGVDEPDVRRQLATDTSLLLSSTTPPGERLGAQTSIFSTMAQLIAAKRVRPGDDLTTALIAEFDHGGMSADELAGTLFLMLIAGHETTQNLLSNAIQRLVENPEQLARILSGHDEEAAWRGVVEEALRLDAPAATTMFLYAVRDITIEGVTIRAGEPVLIYTAAVGRDDHVFAKPDAFLPDRANAHQHRAFGHGPHHCLGAPLARLEAGIALRALFERFSLTAAEPLGAVERITSLSSNAPARVPVHLTPRRARRTWAQPFGG
- a CDS encoding lytic transglycosylase domain-containing protein, which encodes MSSATEAGVSPLLLMTVLHNEAYKPHHPLLERLWQWWKAEAAFGVANMHRATFEQVRRTHGLSERWSDLRDDPAFAIHAAALHLRDLDRRLPERHVRRYTRDELLALGYNAGERNMRAFALGVPPGPMARSYLRRFRAHRSRAAEVLADGDGSHEATSR
- a CDS encoding DUF6492 family protein; this encodes MRQPHHSVPPAISAAAVAGEGFGGDRGGELPPISVVILAAEKDMSGLDACIRGVLAHSLNPVVLVQVVAQRLPPRSRNDVDSRVVWFDERQCATGSRNVRQYLRDSGRDPSTASWYFQQLAKMQCFDVLPAGAPEHVLVVDADFVFLRDMAFVDGQGRSVLPYGYPLSWRPNTREHRLPDHHTALESAGRLIPGWLPVDAYSGMQHHIVLDRAIVGELVQRAQDAHDMPFWQAFLRTADPRKWTGASEYVLYRHFAARFFPERVRHRHVDTVDVIQAEGPGGFALSEVVAAARDSSLHAVGCHRFLRYAERLATMDYIPVDLRRTVCAEPVPLQLRLDSGLLTMGRAVPPLTLD